A region of Streptomyces paludis DNA encodes the following proteins:
- a CDS encoding NAD-glutamate dehydrogenase, giving the protein MHTKLDEAKAELLEQAALAAESGPAGGTWGPGHSPGPDGAPAGHRTADHGDGPGGPGGPGGQDALLAYLQRYYLHTAPEDLAGRDPLDIAGAALSHYRLAAHRPQGTASVRVHTPTVEENGWTCSHSVVEVVTDDMPFLVDSVTNELSRQNRGIHAVIHPQVVVRRDVTGKLIEVLPEGTATAAERPHDAVTESWIHVEVDRETERADLKQITADLLRVLSDVRETVEDWEKMRNAALRIAEELPGEPTADDLRDQEVEEARELLRWLAADHFTFLGYREYQLTDSDALSAVPGTGLGVLRSDPVHAAADDDHPVSPSFSRLPADARAKAREHKLLVLTKANSRATVHRPSYLDYVGVKKFDAKGNVIGERRFLGLFSSAAYTESVRRVPVIRRKVAEVLKGAGFSPDSHDGRDLLQILETYPRDELFQTPVDELRSIVTSVLYLQERRRLRLYLRQDEYGRYYSALVYLPRDRYTTGVRLRLVDILKEELGGTSVDFTAWNTESVLSRLHFVVRVPRGTELVKLTDADTDRIEARLVAAARSWADAFGEALNAECGEERAAELLRRYGGGFPEGYKADHTPRAAVADLAHLEALDKSTSDFSLSLYEPVGAGPGERRFKIYRSGEQVSLSAVLPVLQRLGVEVVDERPYELRCADRTTSWIYDFGLRLPQGGGSGGGDYLTEDDRERFQNAFAAVWTGAAENDGFNSLVLRAGLDWRQAMVLRAYAKYLRQSGSTFSQEYMEDTLRDNVHTTRLLISLFEARMSPERQNAGIELTEAMLEELDGALDQVASLDEDRILRSFLTLIKATLRTNFFQHRSGSGSGFHDYVSMKFDPQAIPDLPAPRPAYEIWVYSPRVEGVHLRFGKVARGGLRWSDRREDFRTEILGLVKAQMVKNTVIVPVGAKGGFVAKQLPDPAADRDAWLAEGIASYKVFISALLDITDNMVAGEVVPPADVVRHDGEDTYLVVAADKGTASFSDIANDVALSYDFWLGDAFASGGSAGYDHKGMGITARGAWESVKRHFRELGHDTQTEDFTVVGVGDMSGDVFGNGMLLSEHIRLVAAFDHRHIFLDPHPEAATSYAERRRLFELPRSSWADYDKGLLSQGGGIHPRTAKSIPVNAHVREALGIEPGVTKLTPAELMKAILQAPVDLLWNGGIGTYVKASTETDADVGDKANDAIRVNGEDLRVKVVGEGGNLGLTQLGRIEFARRGGADGEGGKVNTDAIDNSAGVDTSDHEVNIKILLNGLVTDGDMTVKQRNTLLAEMTDEVGALVLRNNYAQNTALGNAGSQAPSLLHAHQRFMRRLARDGHLNRALEFLPSDRQIRELLATGKGLSQPELAVLLAYTKITTADELIHTGLPDDPYLRKLLHAYFPRQLRERFAEQIDGHALRREIITTVLVNDTVNAGGSTFLHRLREETGASVEEIVRAQTAAREIFGLNAVWDAVEALDNRVPAEVQTRIRLHSRRLVERGTRWLLGNRPQPLEIAGTIEFFAAGVERVWAQLPTMLRGAELEWYQGILAELTGAGVPEELALRVAGFSSAFPALDVVAIADRTDQDPLAVAEVYYDLGDRLRITRLMDRIIELPRADRWQSMARASIREDLYAAHAALTADVLAVGDGDSTPEERFKAWEEKNAAILGRSRATLDEIQGSDTFDLANLSVAMRTMRTLLRTRS; this is encoded by the coding sequence ATGCACACCAAGCTGGACGAAGCCAAGGCCGAGCTGCTCGAACAGGCGGCCCTGGCCGCTGAGAGCGGACCGGCGGGGGGTACGTGGGGTCCCGGGCACAGCCCCGGCCCGGACGGCGCCCCGGCCGGGCACCGCACCGCCGACCACGGGGACGGCCCCGGCGGTCCAGGCGGTCCGGGTGGCCAGGACGCCCTTCTGGCCTACCTCCAGCGCTACTACCTGCACACCGCTCCCGAGGATCTCGCGGGCCGCGATCCGCTCGACATCGCCGGCGCCGCGCTCTCCCACTACCGCCTCGCCGCGCACCGTCCCCAGGGGACCGCGAGCGTGCGCGTGCACACCCCGACGGTCGAGGAGAACGGCTGGACGTGCAGCCACTCCGTCGTGGAGGTCGTCACCGACGACATGCCCTTCCTGGTCGACTCCGTCACCAACGAGCTGTCCCGGCAGAACCGCGGCATCCACGCGGTCATCCACCCGCAGGTCGTCGTCCGCCGCGATGTCACCGGCAAGCTGATCGAGGTGCTCCCCGAGGGGACGGCCACCGCGGCCGAGCGCCCGCACGACGCGGTCACCGAGTCCTGGATCCATGTCGAGGTCGACCGCGAGACCGAGCGCGCCGACCTCAAGCAGATCACCGCCGACCTGCTGCGCGTCCTGTCCGACGTCCGCGAGACCGTCGAGGACTGGGAGAAGATGCGCAACGCCGCGCTGCGCATCGCCGAGGAGCTGCCCGGCGAGCCCACCGCCGACGATCTGCGCGACCAGGAGGTCGAGGAGGCGCGGGAGCTGCTGCGCTGGCTCGCCGCCGACCACTTCACCTTCCTGGGCTACCGCGAGTACCAACTCACCGACAGCGACGCCCTGTCCGCCGTGCCCGGCACCGGGCTCGGCGTGCTGCGCTCCGACCCCGTCCACGCCGCGGCCGACGACGACCACCCGGTCAGCCCCTCCTTCAGCCGGCTGCCCGCCGACGCCCGCGCCAAGGCCCGTGAGCACAAGCTGCTCGTCCTCACCAAGGCCAACAGCCGCGCCACCGTCCACCGGCCCAGCTACCTCGACTACGTCGGGGTCAAGAAGTTCGACGCCAAGGGCAATGTCATCGGGGAGCGGCGCTTCCTCGGGCTGTTCTCCTCGGCCGCGTACACCGAGTCCGTACGCCGCGTCCCGGTGATCCGGCGCAAGGTCGCCGAGGTGCTGAAGGGCGCGGGCTTCTCGCCCGACAGCCACGACGGCCGCGACCTGCTCCAGATCCTGGAGACGTACCCGCGCGACGAGCTGTTCCAGACCCCCGTCGACGAACTCCGCTCGATCGTCACCAGCGTGCTCTACCTCCAGGAGCGCCGCCGGCTGCGGCTCTACCTCCGGCAGGACGAGTACGGGCGCTACTACTCGGCCCTCGTCTACCTGCCGCGCGACCGCTACACCACCGGTGTCCGGCTGCGGCTCGTGGACATCCTGAAGGAGGAGCTGGGCGGCACCAGCGTCGACTTCACCGCCTGGAACACAGAATCGGTTCTCTCTCGGCTCCACTTCGTGGTCCGCGTCCCCCGGGGCACCGAGCTGGTCAAGCTCACCGACGCCGACACGGACCGGATCGAGGCCCGGCTCGTCGCCGCCGCCCGCTCCTGGGCCGACGCCTTCGGCGAGGCGCTGAACGCCGAGTGCGGCGAGGAGCGCGCGGCCGAGCTGCTGCGCCGGTACGGCGGCGGCTTCCCCGAGGGGTACAAGGCCGACCACACCCCGCGCGCCGCCGTGGCCGACCTGGCCCATCTGGAGGCGCTCGACAAGTCGACGTCGGACTTCTCGCTCTCCCTGTACGAGCCGGTCGGCGCGGGCCCCGGCGAGCGGCGCTTCAAGATCTACCGTTCGGGCGAGCAGGTCTCCCTCTCCGCCGTTCTCCCCGTGCTCCAGCGCCTGGGCGTCGAGGTCGTGGACGAGCGCCCGTACGAGCTGCGCTGCGCGGACCGTACGACCTCCTGGATCTACGACTTCGGCCTGCGGCTGCCGCAGGGCGGCGGGTCCGGGGGCGGCGACTATCTGACGGAGGACGACCGCGAGCGCTTCCAGAACGCGTTCGCCGCGGTCTGGACCGGAGCCGCGGAGAACGACGGCTTCAACTCGCTCGTCCTGCGGGCCGGTCTGGACTGGCGGCAGGCGATGGTGCTTCGCGCGTACGCCAAGTACCTGCGCCAGTCGGGCTCGACGTTCAGCCAGGAGTACATGGAGGACACCCTCCGCGACAACGTCCACACCACCCGGCTGCTGATCTCCCTCTTCGAGGCCCGGATGTCGCCGGAGCGGCAGAACGCCGGCATCGAGCTGACCGAGGCGATGCTGGAGGAGCTGGACGGGGCCCTCGACCAGGTCGCGAGCCTCGACGAGGACCGCATCCTGCGCTCCTTCCTCACCCTCATCAAGGCCACTCTGCGGACGAACTTCTTCCAGCACCGGAGCGGCAGCGGCAGCGGGTTCCACGACTACGTGTCGATGAAGTTCGACCCGCAGGCCATCCCCGATCTGCCCGCGCCCCGTCCCGCGTACGAGATCTGGGTGTACTCGCCGCGTGTCGAGGGTGTCCATCTGCGCTTCGGCAAGGTCGCGCGCGGCGGGCTGCGCTGGTCGGACCGGCGCGAGGACTTCCGTACGGAGATCCTCGGCCTGGTCAAGGCGCAGATGGTCAAGAACACGGTGATCGTGCCGGTCGGCGCCAAGGGCGGCTTCGTCGCCAAGCAGCTGCCCGATCCGGCCGCCGACCGGGACGCCTGGCTCGCCGAGGGCATCGCCTCGTACAAGGTCTTCATCTCGGCGCTGCTGGACATCACGGACAACATGGTCGCGGGCGAGGTCGTGCCCCCCGCCGATGTGGTGCGGCACGACGGCGAGGACACCTATCTGGTCGTCGCCGCCGACAAGGGCACCGCCAGCTTCTCCGACATCGCCAACGACGTCGCGCTCTCCTACGACTTCTGGCTCGGGGACGCCTTCGCCTCCGGCGGCAGCGCGGGCTACGACCACAAGGGCATGGGCATCACGGCCCGCGGCGCCTGGGAGTCCGTCAAGCGGCACTTCCGCGAGCTGGGCCACGACACCCAGACCGAGGACTTCACCGTCGTCGGCGTCGGGGACATGTCCGGCGACGTGTTCGGCAACGGGATGCTGCTCTCCGAGCACATCCGGCTCGTCGCGGCCTTCGACCACCGCCACATCTTCCTCGACCCGCACCCCGAGGCGGCCACCTCGTACGCCGAGCGCCGCCGGCTCTTCGAGCTGCCGCGCTCGTCGTGGGCCGACTACGACAAGGGGCTGCTCTCGCAGGGCGGCGGGATCCACCCCCGTACCGCCAAGTCGATCCCGGTCAACGCGCATGTGCGCGAGGCCCTCGGGATCGAGCCGGGCGTCACGAAGCTGACGCCCGCCGAGCTGATGAAGGCGATCCTCCAGGCCCCGGTGGACCTGCTGTGGAACGGCGGCATCGGTACGTACGTCAAGGCGTCCACCGAGACGGACGCCGACGTCGGCGACAAGGCCAACGACGCGATCCGCGTCAACGGCGAGGATCTGCGCGTCAAGGTCGTCGGCGAGGGCGGCAACCTGGGGCTGACCCAGCTCGGCCGGATCGAGTTCGCCCGGCGCGGCGGCGCCGACGGCGAGGGCGGCAAGGTCAACACGGACGCCATCGACAACAGCGCGGGCGTGGACACCTCCGACCACGAGGTGAACATCAAGATCCTGCTCAACGGGCTGGTCACGGACGGCGACATGACCGTCAAGCAGCGCAACACGCTGCTCGCCGAGATGACCGACGAGGTCGGCGCGCTCGTGCTGCGCAACAACTACGCGCAGAACACGGCGCTCGGCAACGCCGGTTCGCAGGCGCCCTCGCTGCTCCACGCGCACCAGCGCTTCATGCGCCGGCTGGCGCGGGACGGGCACCTCAACAGGGCGCTGGAGTTCCTCCCGTCCGACCGGCAGATCCGCGAACTGCTCGCCACCGGCAAGGGCCTGTCCCAGCCGGAGCTGGCCGTACTGCTCGCCTACACCAAGATCACGACGGCCGACGAGCTGATCCACACGGGCCTGCCCGACGACCCGTATCTGCGCAAGCTGCTGCACGCCTACTTCCCGCGGCAGCTGCGGGAGCGCTTCGCCGAGCAGATCGACGGACACGCGCTGCGCCGCGAGATCATCACGACGGTGCTGGTCAACGACACGGTCAACGCGGGCGGTTCGACCTTCCTGCACCGGCTGCGCGAGGAGACCGGCGCATCGGTCGAGGAGATCGTACGGGCGCAGACCGCGGCCCGGGAGATCTTCGGGCTGAACGCGGTCTGGGACGCCGTCGAGGCGCTCGACAACCGTGTTCCGGCCGAGGTGCAGACCCGGATCAGGCTGCACAGCCGCCGGCTGGTGGAGCGCGGTACGCGCTGGCTGCTGGGCAACCGGCCGCAGCCGCTGGAGATCGCCGGGACCATCGAGTTCTTCGCCGCGGGCGTGGAGCGGGTCTGGGCGCAGCTGCCGACGATGCTGCGCGGCGCCGAGCTGGAGTGGTACCAGGGCATCCTGGCCGAGCTGACCGGCGCGGGGGTCCCGGAGGAGCTGGCGCTGCGGGTGGCCGGGTTCTCGTCGGCCTTCCCGGCGCTGGACGTCGTGGCGATCGCGGACCGTACGGACCAGGACCCGCTCGCCGTCGCCGAGGTGTACTACGACCTCGGTGACCGGCTGCGGATCACCCGGCTGATGGACCGGATCATCGAGCTGCCGCGGGCCGACCGCTGGCAGTCCATGGCCCGCGCCTCCATCCGCGAGGACCTGTACGCGGCGCACGCGGCGCTGACGGCGGATGTGCTGGCGGTGGGCGACGGCGACTCGACGCCCGAGGAGCGGTTCAAGGCGTGGGAGGAGAAGAACGCGGCGATCCTGGGCCGGTCGCGCGCCACGCTGGACGAGATCCAGGGGTCGGACACCTTCGACCTGGCGAATCTGTCGGTGGCGATGCGGACGATGCGGACGCTGCTGCGGACGCGCAGCTGA
- a CDS encoding DUF6912 family protein: MRVYVPLTLPGLAEAHKTGELGPGPVIAYAVTPGLREWYVSDDIEELEYAALSRAAGGSLRLLAADPDAGRRRVVVAADVPDRDAVADPDRGPDSAGLGEVRIASAIALAKAAAVHVDSDDAEADVSAAAAALGAADHGDDDARFTVDGAEDHELLWYGVQEIPNLIA, encoded by the coding sequence ATGCGCGTCTACGTCCCCCTGACCCTTCCCGGTCTCGCAGAGGCGCACAAGACCGGCGAACTGGGGCCGGGGCCGGTGATCGCCTACGCGGTGACCCCCGGGCTGCGCGAGTGGTACGTCTCCGACGACATCGAGGAGCTGGAGTACGCCGCGCTCAGCCGGGCCGCTGGCGGCTCGCTCCGGCTGCTGGCCGCCGACCCGGACGCCGGGCGCCGCCGGGTCGTCGTCGCGGCCGACGTACCCGACCGGGACGCGGTGGCCGACCCGGACCGCGGGCCGGACTCGGCCGGGCTCGGCGAGGTGCGGATCGCCTCTGCGATCGCGCTGGCCAAGGCGGCGGCGGTGCACGTCGATTCCGACGACGCGGAAGCCGATGTGTCGGCCGCCGCGGCGGCGCTGGGCGCCGCGGACCACGGGGACGACGACGCCCGCTTCACGGTGGACGGCGCGGAGGACCACGAACTGCTCTGGTACGGCGTCCAGGAGATCCCGAACCTCATCGCCTGA
- a CDS encoding GNAT family N-acetyltransferase: MEPVTLTTERLLLRPLTPDDIDTVFTTCQDPGIQRWTTVPSPYERQHAVDFIERIAPDGWRDGTAYTFGVQRRDGGPLIASAALHFPRAGTWEVGYWTAPEHRRRGYTAEAVRALCHWAFTTVGAIRVEWRAEAGNTGSRVVAEKAGFVIEGTLRGGLLNKGTVRDCWIGGLLPSDLRLPGAHPYLPAER; this comes from the coding sequence ATGGAACCCGTCACCCTCACGACCGAACGCCTGCTGCTGCGCCCTCTCACCCCCGACGACATCGACACCGTCTTCACCACCTGCCAGGATCCCGGCATCCAGCGCTGGACAACGGTGCCGTCGCCGTACGAGCGTCAGCACGCGGTGGACTTCATCGAGCGGATCGCCCCCGACGGCTGGCGCGACGGCACGGCGTACACCTTCGGTGTACAGCGGCGCGACGGCGGCCCCCTCATCGCCTCCGCCGCCCTCCACTTCCCCCGCGCCGGGACCTGGGAGGTCGGCTACTGGACGGCCCCGGAGCACCGCCGCCGCGGCTACACGGCCGAGGCGGTAAGGGCGCTCTGCCACTGGGCCTTCACGACGGTGGGCGCGATACGCGTCGAGTGGCGGGCCGAGGCGGGCAACACGGGCTCGCGCGTCGTCGCCGAGAAGGCCGGCTTCGTGATCGAGGGCACCCTGCGAGGCGGGCTGCTCAACAAGGGCACGGTGCGCGACTGCTGGATCGGCGGGCTGCTCCCGTCCGATCTGCGGCTGCCCGGAGCCCACCCGTATCTGCCGGCCGAGCGCTGA
- a CDS encoding Rv3235 family protein: MNRTGTPATGAPGRAAHPAPPTASGLAADRAAARNVAAAAGPAATRPPGRRDQRRPGTVPAQRRRGRHLPPHELFAERLLAVLSGHRPVHYMLGLTVGEAYEQLVRLAPGTPLRARGTRPVVRTCRGFQPCRGVVEASASIAAGEQVRAMAFRLELSPDLRWRCAAVELGGERLPTGP, from the coding sequence ATGAACAGGACCGGAACTCCCGCCACCGGCGCTCCGGGACGGGCGGCGCACCCGGCGCCGCCCACCGCGTCCGGCCTCGCCGCCGACCGCGCGGCGGCCCGGAACGTCGCCGCCGCGGCCGGACCGGCGGCGACCAGGCCGCCCGGCCGCCGCGACCAGCGCCGGCCCGGCACCGTACCGGCGCAGCGGCGGCGCGGCCGGCACCTCCCGCCGCACGAACTCTTCGCGGAACGCCTGCTCGCCGTCCTCAGCGGCCACCGCCCGGTGCACTACATGCTCGGCCTGACCGTCGGCGAGGCGTACGAGCAGCTGGTCCGTCTCGCGCCCGGCACCCCGCTCAGAGCCCGTGGCACCCGCCCGGTGGTCCGTACCTGCCGCGGCTTCCAGCCCTGCCGGGGCGTGGTCGAGGCGTCCGCCAGCATCGCCGCGGGCGAGCAGGTGCGGGCCATGGCCTTCCGTCTTGAGCTGAGCCCCGATCTCCGCTGGCGCTGCGCGGCGGTGGAGCTGGGCGGTGAACGGCTCCCCACGGGCCCCTGA
- the secA gene encoding preprotein translocase subunit SecA: protein MSVFHKLMRAGEGKVLRKLHRIADQVNSIEEDFVNLSDAELKALTAEYKERYADGESLDDLLPEAFATVREAAKRVLGQRHYDVQLMGGAALHLGYVAEMKTGEGKTLVGTLPAYLNALSGKGVHLITVNDYLAERDSEMMGRVHSFLGLEVGCILANMTPAQRRQQYACDITYGTNNEFGFDYLRDNMAWSQEELVQRGHNYAIVDEVDSILVDEARTPLIISGPADQATKWYGDFAKLVTRLTKGEAGNQLKGIEETGDYEVDEKKRTVAIHEPGVAKVEDWLGIDNLYESVNTPLVGYLNNAIKAKELFKNDKDYVVIDGEVMIVDEHTGRILAGRRYNEGMHQAIEAKEGVDIKDENQTLATITLQNFFRLYGKLSGMTGTAMTEAAEFHQIYKLGVVPIPTNRTMQRLDQSDLIYRTEVAKFAAVVDDIAEKHEKGQPILVGTTSVEKSEYLSQQLSKRGVQHEVLNAKQHDREATIVAQAGRKGAVTVATNMAGRGTDIKLGGNPDDLAEAELRQRGLDPIEHVEEWAAALPAALEKAEQAVKAEFEEVKALGGLYVLGTERHESRRIDNQLRGRSGRQGDPGESRFYLSLGDDLMRLFKAQMVERVMAMANVPDDVPIENKMVTRAIASAQSQVEQQNFETRKNVLKYDEVLNRQREVIYGERRRVLEGEDLHEQVRHFMDDTIDAYIQAETVEGFAEEWDLDRLWGAFKQLYPTKVTVEELEDAAGDRAGITAEFIAESIKEDIYAQYEERENQLGSDIMRELERRVVLSVLDRKWREHLYEMDYLQEGIGLRAMAQKDPLVEYQREGFDMFNAMMEGIKEESVGYLFNLEVQVEQQVEEVPVQDSAERTSLSKEDAVPAGTARPEIRAKGLDAPQRPDRLHFSAPTVDGEGGIVEGDFQNVDGPTRSTSDGMTRAERRKAQKGTAGRRRKK, encoded by the coding sequence GTGTCCGTCTTCCACAAGCTCATGCGTGCAGGCGAAGGTAAGGTCCTGCGCAAACTGCACCGCATCGCGGACCAGGTCAACTCTATCGAAGAGGACTTCGTCAACCTCTCCGATGCCGAGTTGAAGGCGCTCACCGCCGAGTACAAAGAGCGGTACGCCGACGGCGAGAGCCTGGACGACCTGCTTCCGGAGGCGTTCGCGACCGTCCGCGAGGCGGCCAAGCGCGTCCTCGGCCAGCGTCATTACGACGTACAGCTGATGGGCGGCGCCGCGCTGCACCTCGGCTATGTCGCCGAGATGAAGACCGGTGAGGGCAAGACCCTCGTCGGCACGCTGCCCGCGTACCTCAACGCGCTGTCCGGCAAGGGCGTCCACCTGATCACGGTGAACGACTACCTGGCCGAGCGCGACTCCGAGATGATGGGCCGCGTCCACAGCTTCCTGGGCCTGGAGGTCGGCTGCATCCTGGCGAACATGACGCCCGCGCAGCGCCGCCAGCAGTACGCCTGCGACATCACGTACGGCACGAACAACGAGTTCGGCTTCGACTACCTCCGCGACAACATGGCGTGGTCCCAGGAGGAGCTGGTCCAACGCGGCCACAACTACGCGATCGTCGACGAGGTCGACTCGATCCTCGTGGACGAGGCCCGTACCCCGCTGATCATCTCCGGTCCGGCCGACCAGGCCACCAAGTGGTACGGCGACTTCGCCAAGCTGGTCACGCGGCTGACCAAGGGCGAGGCCGGCAACCAGCTCAAGGGCATCGAGGAGACCGGCGACTACGAGGTCGACGAGAAGAAGCGCACGGTCGCCATCCACGAGCCCGGCGTCGCCAAGGTCGAGGACTGGCTCGGCATCGACAACCTGTACGAGTCGGTGAACACCCCGCTCGTCGGTTATCTGAACAACGCCATCAAGGCCAAGGAACTCTTCAAGAACGACAAGGACTATGTCGTCATCGACGGCGAAGTCATGATCGTCGACGAGCACACCGGCCGTATCCTCGCCGGCCGCCGCTACAACGAGGGCATGCACCAGGCGATCGAGGCGAAGGAAGGGGTGGACATCAAAGACGAGAACCAGACCCTCGCCACGATCACCCTCCAGAACTTCTTCCGCCTCTACGGCAAGCTCTCCGGCATGACCGGTACGGCCATGACCGAGGCCGCCGAGTTCCACCAGATCTACAAGCTGGGCGTCGTGCCGATCCCGACGAACCGGACGATGCAGCGTCTGGACCAGTCCGACCTGATCTACCGCACCGAGGTCGCCAAGTTCGCCGCGGTCGTCGACGACATCGCGGAGAAGCACGAGAAGGGCCAGCCGATCCTGGTCGGCACCACCTCCGTCGAGAAGTCCGAGTACCTCTCGCAGCAGCTCAGCAAGCGCGGTGTGCAGCACGAGGTGCTCAACGCCAAGCAGCACGACCGGGAGGCGACGATCGTCGCCCAGGCGGGCCGCAAGGGCGCCGTCACCGTCGCCACCAACATGGCGGGCCGCGGTACGGACATCAAGCTCGGCGGCAACCCCGACGACCTGGCGGAGGCCGAGCTGCGCCAGCGCGGCCTGGACCCCATCGAGCACGTCGAGGAGTGGGCGGCGGCGCTGCCGGCCGCGCTGGAGAAGGCCGAGCAGGCCGTCAAGGCGGAGTTCGAGGAGGTCAAGGCGCTGGGCGGGCTCTACGTCCTCGGCACCGAGCGCCACGAGTCGCGCCGTATCGACAACCAGCTGCGCGGCCGTTCCGGCCGTCAGGGCGACCCGGGCGAGTCCCGGTTCTACCTCTCGCTCGGTGACGACCTGATGCGGCTCTTCAAGGCGCAGATGGTCGAGCGCGTCATGGCCATGGCCAATGTGCCGGACGATGTCCCGATCGAGAACAAGATGGTGACCCGCGCCATCGCCTCCGCCCAGTCGCAGGTCGAGCAGCAGAACTTCGAGACGCGCAAGAACGTCCTGAAGTACGACGAGGTGCTCAACCGGCAGCGTGAGGTCATCTATGGCGAGCGCCGCCGCGTCCTGGAGGGCGAGGACCTCCATGAGCAGGTCCGCCACTTCATGGACGACACGATCGACGCGTACATCCAGGCCGAGACCGTCGAGGGCTTCGCCGAGGAGTGGGACCTCGACCGGCTGTGGGGCGCGTTCAAGCAGCTCTACCCGACGAAGGTCACCGTCGAGGAGCTGGAGGACGCGGCGGGCGACCGGGCCGGGATCACCGCCGAGTTCATCGCCGAGTCCATCAAGGAAGACATCTACGCCCAGTACGAGGAGCGCGAGAACCAGCTGGGCTCGGACATCATGCGCGAGCTGGAGCGGCGCGTGGTGCTCTCCGTCCTCGACCGCAAGTGGCGTGAGCACCTCTACGAGATGGACTATCTCCAGGAGGGCATCGGCCTGCGGGCGATGGCGCAGAAGGACCCGCTGGTCGAGTACCAGCGCGAGGGCTTCGACATGTTCAACGCCATGATGGAGGGCATCAAGGAGGAGTCCGTCGGCTACCTGTTCAACCTGGAGGTCCAGGTCGAGCAGCAGGTCGAGGAGGTCCCGGTGCAGGACTCCGCCGAGCGCACCTCGCTCTCCAAGGAGGACGCGGTGCCGGCCGGCACCGCGCGCCCGGAGATCCGCGCCAAGGGGCTCGACGCGCCGCAGCGGCCGGACCGGCTGCACTTCTCCGCTCCCACCGTGGACGGGGAGGGCGGCATCGTGGAGGGCGACTTCCAGAACGTGGACGGACCGACGCGGTCGACGTCGGACGGGATGACGCGGGCGGAGCGCCGGAAGGCCCAGAAGGGCACGGCCGGCCGCCGCCGCAAGAAGTAG
- a CDS encoding HAD family hydrolase: protein MGKQNTHLVWDWNGTILDDIQAVIGATNAAFAEAGLEPISLERYRELYCVPVPKFYERLMGRLPSDAEWVVMDEVFHRHYTARRVDCGLTVGAEELLARWALEGGTQSLLSLYGHAELVPVVKGYGIDRHFVRIDGRTGPSGGGKAEHMERHLAALAAAGEISPGRTVVIGDAVDDAMAAAHVGARAVLYTGGSHSRAALEAVGVPVVDSLAEAVAVAGDLTS from the coding sequence ATGGGGAAGCAGAACACGCATCTGGTCTGGGACTGGAACGGCACGATCCTCGACGACATCCAGGCCGTCATCGGGGCGACCAACGCCGCGTTCGCGGAAGCGGGGCTCGAACCGATCAGCCTGGAGCGCTACCGCGAGCTGTACTGCGTTCCGGTGCCCAAGTTCTACGAGCGGCTGATGGGCCGGCTGCCGAGCGACGCCGAGTGGGTCGTCATGGACGAGGTCTTCCACCGGCACTACACGGCCCGCCGCGTGGACTGCGGGCTGACGGTGGGCGCCGAGGAGCTGCTCGCCCGGTGGGCCCTGGAGGGCGGCACCCAGTCGCTGCTGAGCCTGTACGGGCACGCGGAGCTGGTCCCGGTGGTGAAGGGGTACGGCATCGACCGCCACTTCGTCCGGATCGACGGGCGTACGGGTCCCTCCGGCGGCGGCAAGGCCGAGCACATGGAGCGCCATCTGGCCGCGCTGGCCGCCGCCGGTGAGATATCCCCCGGGCGCACGGTGGTGATCGGCGACGCGGTCGACGACGCGATGGCGGCGGCGCACGTCGGCGCGCGGGCCGTGCTGTACACCGGGGGCTCGCACAGCCGGGCCGCGCTGGAGGCCGTCGGCGTTCCGGTCGTCGACAGCCTCGCGGAGGCGGTCGCCGTGGCGGGAGACCTGACGTCCTGA